A DNA window from Gasterosteus aculeatus chromosome 16, fGasAcu3.hap1.1, whole genome shotgun sequence contains the following coding sequences:
- the xk gene encoding membrane transport protein XK has protein sequence MRLPSSIFVSVSLFTAETTAALYLSSTYRSAGDQIWQGLTLLFTLVPSVLVQLTLTFIHRDLSRDRPLVLLLHILQLGPVVRCLEAFCIYGSVGRVEEPYVSIIRKKQMPRRGQSEEVERQVGQAEGKLFTHRAAFARTSVIQAFLGSAPQLTLQLYICVLQQGVSVGRGTLMVISLLSIVYGALRCNILAIKIKYDDYEVDVRPMAYVCIFLWRSFEIATRVVVLVLFSSVLQLWVLPVVLLNFLVFFLYPWILFWQSHSPFPENIEKTLTRVGTTIVLCLLTFLYAGINMFCWSAVQVKLNDPDLINKSQNWYRMAVYYMMRFVENASLLLLWYIYKTDFYKFFCAPLLVLQLLVAYAIAIFFMLVFYQFCHPCRRLFSSSMTQGLWNCSSLLCLMCNSASPQNRPLGDAPRPAKSAGPPNDEALDSASDSADDVPNETSYDMLSDTICENANEVGNNICGGINGDVNHSVSCNA, from the exons ATGCGCCTCCCCAGTTCCATCTTTGTGTCGGTGTCTCTGTTCACGGCCGAGACCACGGCGGCGCTCTACCTCAGCTCCACGTACCGCTCCGCCGGGGACCAGATCTGGCAGGGTCTCACGCTCCTCTTCACGCTCGTGCCGTCCGTGCTGGTGCAGCTGACCCTCACCTTCATCCACCGGGACCTGAGCAGGGACCGGCCgctcgtcctgctgctgcacatcCTGCAGCTCGGACCCGTAGTCAG GTGTCTGGAGGCGTTCTGCATCTATGGCAGTGTGGGCCGTGTGGAGGAGCCCTACGTCAGCATCATCAGGAAGAAGCAGATGCCTCGCCGGGGACAgtcggaggaggtggagcggcaggtggggcaggcggaGGGGAAACTGTTTACACACCGAGCCGCCTTTGCCCGCACCTCGGTAATTCAGGCCTTCCTGGGATCGGCCCCCCAGCTCACCCTACAGCTCTACATCTGCGTCCTGCAGCAGGGGGTCTCCGTCGGacgag GCACTCTGATGGTGATCTCCCTCCTGTCTATTGTGTACGGGGCGCTGCGCTGCAACATCCTGGCCATTAAGATCAAATACGACGACTATGAAGTGGACGTGCGCCCCATGGCTTACGTGTGCATTTTCCTGTGGAGGAGCTTTGAGATCGCCACTCGCGtggtggttctggttctgttcagctctgtgctgcagctctgGGTCCTGCCTGTGGTTCTGCTCAACTTCCTGGTTTTCTTCCTGTACCCGTGGATCCTGTTCTGGCAGAGCCACTCGCCCTTCCCCGAGAACATAGAAAAGACCTTGACCAGGGTGGGGACCACCATCGTGCTTTGCCTGCTCACCTTCCTCTACGCCGGCATCAACATGTTCTGCTGGTCAGCCGTGCAGGTGAAACTCAACGACCCGGACCTCATCAACAAGTCCCAGAACTGGTATCGCATGGCCGTGTACTACATGATGCGCTTTGTGGAGAACGCCTCGCTGCTCCTGCTGTGGTACATCTACAAAACCGACTTCTACAAGTTCTTCTGTGCGccgctgctggtgctgcagctgctggtcgCCTACGCCATCGCCATCTTCTTCATGCTGGTCTTCTACCAGTTTTGCCATCCGTGTCGGAGGCTCTTCTCTTCCAGCATGACCCAGGGCCTTTGGAACTGCtcgtctctcctctgtctcatgTGCAATTCTGCTTCCCCACAGAACAGGCCGCTGGGAGACGCGCCCCGTCCCGCTAAGAGCGCGGGGCCGCCTAACGACGAGGCCCTGGACTCGGCCAGCGACAGCGCAGACGACGTGCCTAATGAAACGTCGTACGACATGCTCAGTGATACAATCTGTGAGAATGCTAATGAAGTGGGCAATAATATATGTGGTGGAATCAACGGCGACGTCAACCACAGTGTATCCTGCAATGCGTAA
- the LOC144388741 gene encoding uncharacterized protein LOC144388741, translated as MQDPKKILLDVQQEVELASANADLKKQFAIKELGWEQEKAKIMKALRAERCIRKQILAEKKALEKRMEQGVSPPSGPANKGCLAPPVLDQQSPSREPEGLLKTISVIEKQASELYLENTVLKEQMVTKEVSWEQEKAKIMKALQSERSITKQAEADRKAFEKEKEELTSSLCQTLLEEKNKFNSAIESLIAQNEKYKENWIKENNIKCSMNKVDIVNLDSAWKKRWLVREEEHSARIQTLQDDFDRQKSQITLEKDNLITNTTSEKKSLEEQNWSEAKQKRQESEMILVEAEWKIKLMALEDQMRREFSAKEARGLDLQRLSKEASEKEITDIKFALEMKEKEIEIIRSEAERKIKSATLDQHSHTFHALQEEHFQRGQESARLSREMEKELRLKVNQLEENIRLLTQQKDNLHVWNLHLQAFAQKTDKEKAQMRKEEKKLEKEKEKMLKKQMKERQEAENDLLKRQKKEREEKEKREKAELKKQKKGK; from the coding sequence ATGCAGGACCCGAAAAAAATCCTTTTGGACGTCCAACAAGAAGTTGAGCTGGCATCAGCAAATGCTGATTTGAAGAAGCAATTTGCAATCAAGGAGCTCGGTTGGGAGCAGGAAAAAGCTAAAATAATGAAGGCTTTACGTGCAGAGAGATGCATCAGGAAACAAATACTGGCTGAAAAGAAGGCCCTTGAGAAGAGGATGGAACAGGGGGTCAGCCCTCCTAGTGGACCTGCAAACAAGGGCTGCCTAGCCCCACCAGTGCTGGACCAGCAAAGTCCCAGCAGAGAGCCTGAGGGCTTGTTAAAAACCATATCGGTCATCGAAAAACAAGCCAGCGAGCTCTACTTGGAAAACACTGTCTTGAAGGAGCAGATGGTCACCAAGGAGGTCAGTTGGGAGCAGGAAAAGGCCAAAATAATGAAGGCTCTACAGTCAGAGAGATCCATCACAAAACAAGCAGAGGCTGACAGGAAAGCCtttgagaaagagaaggaggaactgACCAGCTCTCTTTGTCAAACTCTGCttgaagagaaaaataaattcaacagtGCCATTGAGTCCTTGATAGCGCAGAATGAGAAGTACAAAGAGAACTGGATTAAAGAGAATAATATCAAATGTTCCATGAACAAAGTTGATATTGTTAACTTGGACTCCGCGTGGAAAAAACGATGGCTTGTAAGAGAGGAGGAGCATTCTGCAAGGATCCAAACTCTGCAAGACGACTTTGACAGACAGAAAAGCCAGATCACCCTGGAAAAGGACAATCTAATCACTAACACAACCAGTGAAAAGAAATCTCTTGAAGAACAGAACTGGAGCGAGGCCAAGCAGAAACGGCAAGAAAGCGAGATGATCCTGGTGGAGGCCGAGTGGAAAATAAAACTCATGGCTCTGGAAGATCAAATGAGACGTGAGTTTTCCGCAAAGGAGGCCAGGGGACTTGACTTGCAGAGACTCAGTAAGGAGGCCTCGGAGAAGGAGATTACTGATATCAAATTCGCCTTGGagatgaaggagaaagaaatcgAGATCATCCGCAGCGAGGCAGAGCGTAAAATCAAATCTGCGACTCTGGATCAACACAGCCACACCTTCCATGCACTACAGGAGGAGCACTTCCAGAGAGGGCAGGAGAGTGCCAGactgagcagagagatggaaaaGGAGTTGCGTCTCAAAGTGAACCAATTGGAGGAAAATATCAGGCTCCTGACACAACAGAAAGATAACCTCCATGTTTGGAACCTCCACCTTCAGGCGTTCGCCCAAAAAACTGACAAGGAAAAGGCGCAgatgagaaaggaggagaagaagttagagaaggagaaagaaaagatgctGAAGAAGCAAATGAAGGAACGTCAGGAGGCAGAAAATGACCTGCTGAAGAGgcagaagaaagagagggaagaaaaggagaaaagagaaaaggcggaactgaagaaacaaaagaaaggaaaatag
- the LOC120834371 gene encoding gastrin-releasing peptide receptor encodes MSPEDSAAPVLNVSTEEPRHYNIWLPGIPVAAVYGIVIVVGLVGNVTLMRTCLTVKSMRTVPNLFLSSLALGDVLLLVTCAPVDASRYLVDEWLFGRVGCKLIPFIQLTSVGVSVFTLTALSADRYKAIVRPLDIQQSSATLGFCLRVGAIWLLSVTLAIPEAVFSDLHTFTTSYSNETFVTCAPYPHAGEMHPKIHSTASFFVFYVIPLLVISVYYFFIARSLIRSSMDVPAEGHLHLQKQIKSRKRLAKTVLVFVGLFAVCWLPSHVIYLYRSYHYGQVDTSLGHFVASVCARVLAFANSCVNPFALYLMSKRFSKHFNQQLACCTSPRRLYSQSSGSTNITTV; translated from the exons ATGAGCCCGGAGGACAGCGCGGCTCCGGTCCTCAACGTGTCCACAGAGGAGCCTCGGCACTACAACATCTGGCTTCCCGGCATCCCGGTCGCCGCCGTCTACGGGATCGTCATCGTCGTGGGTCTGGTGGGGAACGTCACGCTGATGAGGACGTGTCTGACGGTGAAGTCCATGCGGACGGTGCCCAACTTGTTCCTGTCCAGTCTGGCTCTGGGGgacgtgctgctgctggtcacCTGCGCCCCGGTGGACGCGAGCCGCTACCTGGTGGACGAGTGGCTGTTCGGCCGCGTGGGGTGCAAGTTGATCCCGTTCATCCAGCTCACCTCCGTGGGAGTCTCCGTGTTCACCCTCACTGCGCTCTCCGCGGACCG GTACAAAGCCATCGTCCGACCTCTGGACATCCAGCAGTCCAGCGCTACGCTCGGCTTCTGTCTTCGAGTGGGCGCCATCTGGCTGCTCTCTGTGACTCTGGCCATTCCCGAGGCCGTCTTCTCCGACCTGCACACCTTCACCACCAGCTACAGCAATGAGACGTTTGTGACCTGTGCGCCTTACCCCCACGCCGGGGAGATGCACCCCAAAATCCACTCCACCGCCTCCTTCTTCGTCTTCTACGTCATCCCGCTCCTGGTCATATCTGTCTATTACTTCTTCATCGCTCGCAGTCTGATCAGGAGCTCGATGGACGTCCCTGCTGAAGGACACCTTCATCTCCAGAAACAG ATCAAGTCCAGAAAGCGTCTGGCCAAAACCGTGCTGGTCTTTGTGGGTTTGTTTGCCGTCTGCTGGCTGCCGAGTCACGTGATCTACCTGTACCGCTCCTACCACTACGGCCAGGTGGACACCTCGCTGGGCCACTTCGTCGCCAGCGTCTGCGCCCGCGTGCTGGCCTTCGCCAACTCCTGCGTGAACCCCTTCGCCCTCTACCTGATGAGCAAGCGCTTCAGCAAACACTTCAACCAGCAGCTGGCGTGCTGCACTTCTCCCAGACGCCTGTACAGCCAAAGCAGCGGCAGCACAAACATAACCACCGTCTGA
- the asb11 gene encoding ankyrin repeat and SOCS box protein 11: MADVQTEVSLCPQPWQRPLYIYQGLACNSLMADFWSDRTPLHEAAYQGRLLHLRSLIVQGFHVDTLTLDRVSPLHEACLGGHYACAKFLLENGANVETVSTDGATPLFNSCSSGSAACVRLMLQHRASVLSPCRLASPIHEAAKKGHNECVELLLSYGAPIDMEFPVVGTPLYSACMARAAACAGLLLQSGADVGIGCGQDSPLHGAVQAGGADVVDLLLDFGADECCRNSEGKTPLDLSPPNSAVRDALQKKGPRSLCQLGRLCIRRSLGRSRLHRATGLLLPHSMKDFLLYK; this comes from the exons ATGGCTGATGTTCAGACAGAGGTTTCCCTTTGCCCACAACCTTGGCAGAGGCCCTTGTACATCTACCAGGGGTTGGCATGCAACTCGCTGATGGCTG ACTTCTGGTCCGACAGAACTCCTCTCCATGAAGCCGCCTACCAAGGGAGGCTGCTGCACCTGAGGAGCCTCATCGTCCAG GGCTTCCACGTAGACACGCTCACCCTGGACAGAGTGTCTCCTCTCCACGAGGCGTGCCTCGGAGGCCACTACGCTTGTGCCAAGTTCCTGCTAGAGAATGGTGCAAAT GTGGAGACAGTATCGACAGATGGCGCCACACCTCTGTTCAACTCCTGCAGCAGCGGCAGTGCTGCTTGTGTCCGGCTCATGTTGCAGCACAGGGCCTCCGTCCTCAGCCCCTGCCGGCTGGCCTCCCCCATCCATGAGGCCGCCAAGAAAG GTCACAATGAgtgtgtggagctgctgctgtcctaTGGGGCCCCCATCGACATGGAGTTTCCTGTGGTGGGGACGCCGCTGTACTCTGCCTGCATGGCGCGGGCCGCGGCCTGCGcagggctgctgctgcagtcag GAGCGGATGTTGGGATCGGGTGTGGGCAGGACAGTCCTCTGCACGGGGCGGTCCAAGCAGGAGGAGCCGACGTTGTGGATCTCCTGCTGGACTTCGGGGCTGATGAGTGTTGTAGGAACTCGGAGGGAAAGACTCCCCTGGATCTGTCCCCCCCAAACAGCGCAGTGAGAGATGCACTACAGAAAAAAG GTCCCCGCTCTCTGTGTCAGCTCGGCCGGTTGTGTATTCGCCGAAGTCTGGGAAGAAGTCGCCTCCACAGAGCcactggcctcctcctccctcacagcATGAAGGACTTTCTCCTCTACAAATGA
- the piga gene encoding phosphatidylinositol N-acetylglucosaminyltransferase subunit A isoform X1, with product MGQRRRSHAVNDPSTPPRVCGAPKDAAAVPSRKHNICMVSDFFYPNMGGVESHIYQLSQCLIENGHKVVIVTHAYGRRKGVRHLTNGLKVYYLPLQVMYNQSTATTCFHSLPLMRCVFVRERITVVHAHSSFSAMGHDALFHAKTMGLNTVFTDHSLFGFADVSSVLTNKLLTVSLCDTNHTVCVSYTSKENTVLRAALNPEIVSVIPNAVDPTDFTPDPSQRHDDRITIVVVSRLVYRKGIDLLGGIIPELCLKHPDLHFLIGGEGPKRLVLEEVREKYQLHDRVRLLGALEHKDVRGVLVQGHIFLNTSLTEAFCMAIVEGASCGLQVVSTRVGGIPEVLPEELITMCEASVRGLCDGLETVIARQRSGTVPSPASIHARVQKLYTWRNVAERTEKVYDRIAGEEVLPLDRRVRRLRARCGPVAGSIFAFVAVLDFLFLLLLQWWVPDRVMDVAVDATGRHGLWRREPPGEVGAHLKNAVGASGRTKNVDDAIAP from the exons ATGGGCCAACGGAGGAGATCCCATGCCGTGAATGACCCTTCAACCCCCCCGAGAGTCTGTGGAGCCCCTAAAGACGCTGCCGCCGTGCCCAGCAGGAAGCACAACATCTGCATGGTGTCTGACTTCTTCTATCCGAATATGGGAGGAGTAGAGAGTCACATTTACCAGCTATCTCAGTGTTTGATTGAAAATGGACACAAGGTGGTGATTGTCACGCACGCCTACGGCAGGAGGAAGGGAGTCCGGCACCTGACCAACGGACTGAAGGTCTACTACCTCCCCCTGCAGGTGATGTACAACCAGTCCACAGCCACCACTTGCTTCCACAGTCTCCCACTGATGCgctgtgtttttgtaagggaGCGCATCACAGTGGTGCACGCTCACAGCTCGTTCTCCGCTATGGGACATGATGCACTGTTCCACGCCAAGACCATGGGCCTTAACACG GTCTTCACTGACCACTCTCTCTTCGGCTTTGCTGATGTGAGTTCCGTGCTGACCAACAAGCTTCTGACCGTGTCGCTGTGCGACACCAACCACACTGTGTGCGTGTCGTACACCAGTAAGGAGAACACCGTGCTCCGTGCAGCCCTCAACCCAGAGATAGTATCTGTTATTCCCAACGCTGTTGACCCCACGGACTTCACCCCCGACCCCTCCCAGCGCCATGACGACAGGATCACCATTGTTGTGGTCAGCCGCCTTGTGTACCGCAAAG GAATCGATCTTCTTGGTGGAATAATCCCGGAGCTCTGCCTTAAGCATCCGGATCTGCACTTTCTAATTGGTGGAGAAGGGCCGAAAAGACTCGTGCTGGAGGAAGTGAGGGAGAAATACCAACTACACGACAG GGTCCGTCTGCTCGGGGCGTTGGAGCATAAAGATGTTCGTGGAGTTCTGGTGCAGGGTCACATCTTCCTCAACACGTCTCTCACCGAAGCGTTCTGCATGGCCATTGTGGAGGGAGCCAGCTGTGGACTGCAG GTGGTTAGCACTCGTGTAGGGGGCATTCCGGAGGTGCTGCCTGAGGAGCTGATTACCATGTGTGAGGCTTCTGTGCGGGGCTTATGTGACGGTCTGGAGACGGTCATTGCCCGGCAGCGCTCAGGGACGgtcccctcccccgcctccatCCACGCTCGTGTGCAAAAGCTCTACACCTGGAGAAACGTTGCCGAGAGGACCGAGAAG GTGTACGACCGCATAGCCGGAGAGGAGGTGCTTCCCCTGGACCGACGCGTGCGGAGACTGAGGGCCCGCTGTGGCCCCGTGGCCGGCTCCATCTTTGCATTCGTGGCCGTTTTGGACTTTCtattcctgctgctgctgcagtggtggGTGCCGGACCGGGTCATGGACGTCGCCGTGGACGCTACCGGCCGCCACGGACTGTGGAGGCGCGAACCGCCCGGTGAAGTCGGAGCTCATTTGAAAAATGCCGTGGGAGCAAGCGGCAGAACCAAGAATGTCGACGATGCAATCGCTCCATAA
- the piga gene encoding phosphatidylinositol N-acetylglucosaminyltransferase subunit A isoform X2, producing the protein MGHDALFHAKTMGLNTVFTDHSLFGFADVSSVLTNKLLTVSLCDTNHTVCVSYTSKENTVLRAALNPEIVSVIPNAVDPTDFTPDPSQRHDDRITIVVVSRLVYRKGIDLLGGIIPELCLKHPDLHFLIGGEGPKRLVLEEVREKYQLHDRVRLLGALEHKDVRGVLVQGHIFLNTSLTEAFCMAIVEGASCGLQVVSTRVGGIPEVLPEELITMCEASVRGLCDGLETVIARQRSGTVPSPASIHARVQKLYTWRNVAERTEKVYDRIAGEEVLPLDRRVRRLRARCGPVAGSIFAFVAVLDFLFLLLLQWWVPDRVMDVAVDATGRHGLWRREPPGEVGAHLKNAVGASGRTKNVDDAIAP; encoded by the exons ATGGGACATGATGCACTGTTCCACGCCAAGACCATGGGCCTTAACACG GTCTTCACTGACCACTCTCTCTTCGGCTTTGCTGATGTGAGTTCCGTGCTGACCAACAAGCTTCTGACCGTGTCGCTGTGCGACACCAACCACACTGTGTGCGTGTCGTACACCAGTAAGGAGAACACCGTGCTCCGTGCAGCCCTCAACCCAGAGATAGTATCTGTTATTCCCAACGCTGTTGACCCCACGGACTTCACCCCCGACCCCTCCCAGCGCCATGACGACAGGATCACCATTGTTGTGGTCAGCCGCCTTGTGTACCGCAAAG GAATCGATCTTCTTGGTGGAATAATCCCGGAGCTCTGCCTTAAGCATCCGGATCTGCACTTTCTAATTGGTGGAGAAGGGCCGAAAAGACTCGTGCTGGAGGAAGTGAGGGAGAAATACCAACTACACGACAG GGTCCGTCTGCTCGGGGCGTTGGAGCATAAAGATGTTCGTGGAGTTCTGGTGCAGGGTCACATCTTCCTCAACACGTCTCTCACCGAAGCGTTCTGCATGGCCATTGTGGAGGGAGCCAGCTGTGGACTGCAG GTGGTTAGCACTCGTGTAGGGGGCATTCCGGAGGTGCTGCCTGAGGAGCTGATTACCATGTGTGAGGCTTCTGTGCGGGGCTTATGTGACGGTCTGGAGACGGTCATTGCCCGGCAGCGCTCAGGGACGgtcccctcccccgcctccatCCACGCTCGTGTGCAAAAGCTCTACACCTGGAGAAACGTTGCCGAGAGGACCGAGAAG GTGTACGACCGCATAGCCGGAGAGGAGGTGCTTCCCCTGGACCGACGCGTGCGGAGACTGAGGGCCCGCTGTGGCCCCGTGGCCGGCTCCATCTTTGCATTCGTGGCCGTTTTGGACTTTCtattcctgctgctgctgcagtggtggGTGCCGGACCGGGTCATGGACGTCGCCGTGGACGCTACCGGCCGCCACGGACTGTGGAGGCGCGAACCGCCCGGTGAAGTCGGAGCTCATTTGAAAAATGCCGTGGGAGCAAGCGGCAGAACCAAGAATGTCGACGATGCAATCGCTCCATAA